The DNA window GGGTAGCTGTATCGGAGGAAATACACCAATGGACAGGATTACGGTGCCTTATAAAAAGGGACATTATGATATCCCTACAGCATTTCAGGATAGAGGACTCTGATCCATACATTTCAACTATTTAATAAAGGCGCCTGATCATACGATCAGGCGCCTTTATCGTTTTATTAGTAACCCGGAAACTGCATCAGTACCTTGTTTCTGTCTATCTCGCTTTGGGGGATGGGATAGAAATAAAATTTGTTCTGCCAGTTTGTTCTGGTAAAGGATACTATCCTTTTATGAAACTCCGGATCGGAGAGGGATGTTCCTTTTTCTATGTTCATACCGTGAAATGCGCCGCCCTGGTGCTGGTCGGGGTCATTGGCCACTTTCCAGCGGCGGACGTCCCAGTAGCGGTGGCCTTCAAACATCAGTTCTATGCGGCGTTCCAGGCGTATCTGCCTGCGCATTTCATCCTGTGATAAACCAGGCTGCAGATCAGGGAGCCCACCTCTGTTACGGATTTTGTTGAGGTATTTGAGGATGTCAGGATTGCCGGGCCCGTATTCATTGAGGGCTTCGGCGTAGTTGAGATAAATTTCACCAAGCCGTATCATCATGGCCGGCCTTGAAAAATTTCTGCCTGTCCGGAAATCGGTATTGGGATGGATGTTCTTACGGGCGGTATAGCCGGTAGAGGGCCAGTCGCGGGGAGCGCCGTTTTTGCCGGAGTTGCCCGTGAAGAAAAATTCGACCCTTGTCTGTCCCGATTCAGGTACCACCGGTACTACAGCACCATTAAAAGTCACATCTACATAAAAGCGCGGTTCGCGGTTGGTATACATGTTATAGGTTCCGCTGGCATAATAGGGTGTGGCGCTACCTGTAAACCCATCTTCCGTATAGCCGCTGCTGTTATCACTGATGACTTTACCATTGGCCATTCTGAAAATATCCACCTGTTCCTGTGTGACGGCAATACCGTTCCAGCCCTGGCCGTTGGCGCAGCGCGGAGAGCAATGTCGTTCCCAGTTGCTTACATGGGCGGAGGAAGTACGTATCCATATGGCTTCTTTCTGCCAGCCATCGAAGAAGAGGTTGCGGCAGGAGAGGAAGGCGGCACGGAAAGGGTCCGGATCGGCCACTGTATATAATTCCCAGCGGTTGAGATCTATGACGGCTTTGGCGGCATCAGCAGCTTTTTTCCATCTCTCTTTATCATACGACTGATTAAACAACGTGGTACCATCCGTATTTTTAAACGAAGCGAGTTCGGTGTTGCCATTGAACAAAGGGCTGGCGTGATACAGCAGTATCTGCGATTTTACGGCCAGAATGATAGGCTGTGTGATACGTCCGGTTTGTGTTACATCAGCCTGGGTGGGATCTACGGGGTTCACATGTTGTACCGGCACATCGGGGAGGGCTTTGTCCATTTCGGAAAGTACATATGCGGCACAATCATCCCAGGTGCTGCGGGGTATTTGAAAATTATCTTCGGGCAGCCTGGGTGTTTCACCCATCAGTACTACAGGGCCGTACTGGCGCATCAGCAGCCAGTAGTAGTAGGCTCTGAGGAAGCGGGCTTCAGCCTTGTACTGTTTTAAAAGTCTGTCGCCGCCAGGCAGGGCTTTGATCTCCTGGTTCTGATCGGCGTTCTGCAGGAAGATGGCTGCCTGCCGGATGGTCTGGTAATAGCTGTTCCAGTAGGAGGGGTTGGCGTTGTCGGGTGTGATAGCGCCGGAGTTGATGCCGGGCTGTACCCAGGCATAATCGGCTTCGTCGCATTGTCCGGTCCAGGGAACGCTGTAAGGCTGGTTCCACATATCGGGCATGGGGTTGTATAGCCTGGCGAGCCATTGTTCTGTCATGGCGCGGTTGGTGAATACGTCCTTTAATGTGGTGATATTGTC is part of the Chitinophaga flava genome and encodes:
- a CDS encoding RagB/SusD family nutrient uptake outer membrane protein, which translates into the protein MTHSYHKHIVLLLLLLLSAAGCKKGYLDTVPDNITTLKDVFTNRAMTEQWLARLYNPMPDMWNQPYSVPWTGQCDEADYAWVQPGINSGAITPDNANPSYWNSYYQTIRQAAIFLQNADQNQEIKALPGGDRLLKQYKAEARFLRAYYYWLLMRQYGPVVLMGETPRLPEDNFQIPRSTWDDCAAYVLSEMDKALPDVPVQHVNPVDPTQADVTQTGRITQPIILAVKSQILLYHASPLFNGNTELASFKNTDGTTLFNQSYDKERWKKAADAAKAVIDLNRWELYTVADPDPFRAAFLSCRNLFFDGWQKEAIWIRTSSAHVSNWERHCSPRCANGQGWNGIAVTQEQVDIFRMANGKVISDNSSGYTEDGFTGSATPYYASGTYNMYTNREPRFYVDVTFNGAVVPVVPESGQTRVEFFFTGNSGKNGAPRDWPSTGYTARKNIHPNTDFRTGRNFSRPAMMIRLGEIYLNYAEALNEYGPGNPDILKYLNKIRNRGGLPDLQPGLSQDEMRRQIRLERRIELMFEGHRYWDVRRWKVANDPDQHQGGAFHGMNIEKGTSLSDPEFHKRIVSFTRTNWQNKFYFYPIPQSEIDRNKVLMQFPGY